From Micromonospora echinospora:
CACCAGTGAGGTGTCCGACTCGGCCGGCGTCGTCTCCGCCTCGGTCGGCCCCAGGTCTCCCGCTGTACGCGCCTCGCTCACCCGCTACCCCCAGCCGTGGCGCCGCGGCCGGTCGGCCGCGCATGGTCAATCAGCGACTCTAACGGCTGCGACCCGGTCCGGGATTCCACGGGGTGACGACCGGAACATGTCGCCGACCCCGGAGCGGCTCGCCGGGACGGCGCTGTCGGGGGACGCTCGTAGACTGCGCGGATGGTCTCCCCCACCGACGAGCGGACCAACGCCCCCCAGACCGACGACGCGCTGCGGGTGCTGCGGCGGGTCTTCGGGTACGACGCCTTCCGCGGCTTCCAGCAGGAGGTCGTCGAGCACGTGGTGGGCGGCGGCGACGCGCTGGTGCTCATGCCCACCGGTGGCGGCAAGTCGCTGTGCTACCAGATCCCGGCGCTGGTGCGCGACGGCGTGGCGGTGGTCGTGTCCCCGCTGATCGCGCTCATGCAGGACCAGGTCGACGCGCTCACCGCCGTCGGCGTACGGGCCGGGTTCCTCAACTCGACGCAGGACCCGGCGCAGCGGCGCCGGGTCGAGGCGGCCTACCTCGCCGGCGAGCTGGACCTGCTCTACCTCGCCCCGGAAGGGCTCGCCGTGCGCTCCACGCTCGGCCTGCTGGAACGCGGCCGGATCGCCCTGTTCGCGATCGACGAGGCGCACTGCGTCTCGCAGTGGGGGCACGACTTCCGGCCCGACTACCTCAACCTGTCGATGCTGCACGAGCGCTGGCCGGACGTGCCGCGGATCGCGCTGACCGCCACCGCGACCCAGGCGACCCGCACCGAGATCGCCACCCGGCTGCGGCTCACCGAGGCCCGGCACTTCGTGGCCAGCTTCGACCGGCCCAACATCCAGTACCGCATCGTGCCCAAGCGGGAGCCGCGCAAGCAGCTGCTGAGCCTGCTGCGCGACGAGCACCCGGGCGACGCCGGCATCGTCTACTGCCTGTCCCGGGCCTCGGTGGAGAAGACCGCCGAGTTCCTGGTCGCCAACGGCATCCCCGCGCTGCCCTACCACGCCGGGCTGGACGCCACGACCCGCGCCACCAACCAGCAGCGCTTCCTGCGCGAGGACGGGCTGGTCATGGTCGCCACGATCGCGTTCGGCATGGGCATCGACAAGCCCGACGTGCGCTTCGTCGCCCACCTCGATCTGCCGAAGTCGGTGGAGGGCTACTACCAGGAGACCGGGCGCGCCGGGCGCGACGGGCTGCCGTCCACGGCCTGGCTGGCGTACGGGCTGCAGGACGTGGTGCAGCAGCGCAAGATGATCGAGACGTCGGAGGGCGACCTGGCGCACCGGCGCAACCTCGCCGCCCGCCTGGACGCGATGCTGGCGCTCTGCGAGACGGTCCGCTGCCGCCGCGCCCAACTGCTCGAATACTTCGGCGAGACCGGAGTGGCCGCCTGCGGCAACTGCGACACCTGCCTCGACGCGCCGGAGTCCTGGGACGGCACCGTCGCCGCGCAGAAGCTGCTCTCCACCGTCTACCGGCTCGACCGCGAACGCAACCAGCGCTTCGGCGCCGGGCACAGCATCGACATCCTGCTCGGCAAGCACACCGACAAGATCGACCAGTACGGCCACGATGCGCTGAGCACCTTCGGCATCGGCTCCGAGCTGCGCGAGGCCGAGTGGCGTGGCGTGGTGCGGCAACTGCTGGCCGAAGGTCTGCTCGCCGTCGAGGGCGACTACGGCACGCTGGCGCTGACCGAGGCGAGCGCGGACGTGCTCGGCCGCCGCCGTACCGTCACGCTGCGCAAGGAGCCCGAGCGTCCGGCGGCCGGCCGCTCCGCCAAGCCCCGGGGCGCGGCCACAGTCGTCGCCGACCTCTCCCCCGCCGCCGCGCCGGTATTCGAGCGGCTCCGTGTGTGGCGCGCGGCCACCGCCAAGGAGCAGGGCGTCCCCGCTTACGTCATCTTCCACGACGCGACCCTGCGGCAGATCGCCGCCGAGCCACCGGCCTCACTGGCCGAACTGTCCCGGGTCAACGGGGTGGGCGAGAACAAGCTCGCCAAGTACGGCGAGGCGATCCTGGCCGTCCTCGCCGAGTCCTGACGTACGCGCGAAAGGGCCCGACCCCGTGGTGGGGTCGGGCCCTTTCGCGTGCTGTGGCCTCGCTGTTGGCTGCGTGTGTTCTTGCTCTGCAGCCATTGGTGCGGTGGTGTTGGTCTTAGCTGGTGCTGTAGCCGCGGGTGGCGATCCAGTCGGCGAGGTTGTCGATGCTCATGCGGTAGGTGGCGGTGTTCGGGTCGGCGCTGTCGGCGATGGTGACGGTGCGGCCGTCGTCGCGGTAGCCGATGACGCTGATGTAGTGGCCGCCTTCGAAGGAGTGGGTGTTGCCGTCGGTGTCGGTGGCGGTGCCGGCGATGTTGGCGACCACGGCCCGGCCGGCGTCGACGGTCTTCACCACGTCAGCGCGCAGGGTGTCGGTCTGCTTGTCGTCGGCCTTGGGGGTGCTGATCTCGACCGACTTGTAAGCATCCTTGGCGCCGGTCTCCTTGTTCAGCACGGGGGTGATGTCGTTGATGGAGTTGGTGCCGGACTCGGTGGTGCCCATCTCCTTGGCCATGGCGTGCACGTCGATGTTCTTGCCCTGCACGCTCAGCGCGTTGCGGGCGGCGGCGGGGCCGCAGAAGTAGAAGTTGGGCTGCGCCTCGTAGCGCACGTCCAACTCGCGCTCGCCGTGGCCGCTCTTACGGTCGGCCACCACGGCGGTGGTGCCGGTGGTGGGGGCGGCGTGGGCGGCGATGGCGGGGCCGGCGATGCCACCGGCGGTCGCGGCGATGCCGGCGGCGGTCAGGACGGTCTTGCGCAGCAGAGTGGTAGCCATGGTGGTTGCCTTCCTGAAGTGGGGGATGACGCGGCACAAGGGGGTATGCCGCGAAAGGGGGAAAGTTTGGGGGGGTGCCCGTGGGGAGAGGGCTGGCACGCGGGCGGCTCGGGGGCCTGCTCGGCGCGGCTCTGGGGGTGTAACGACCTGCGGGCGGGGCTCATTCCCGCCGGGCGTGGCTCCCGGCCGGGTTGACCGGGGGCGTGGCCTGGGGGATGTAACGACGACCGGGCCGGGGTCATTCCCGGGGGACGGCGGCGTGCCCGTGGCTCGGGGGGTGTAACGACGTCCGGGCCGGGCCGATTCCCTCACCTGCCGCAGGGTGCTCGGCGGGCCGGTGTTCGGCGGCTGGTCCCGGTGCCCGGGCGGTCAGCCATGTACAACGCCCCGCACCCGCCGCCGATTCCACCCTCCCGGTGGCACCGACCACACCCCCGCCAAGCCCAGCCCAGCGAACCGGACACCGCTCACCACACCCCCGCCAAGCCCACGCCGCGAACCGGACACGGCTCACCACACCACCCGCCCTCGGCTGCGATGCCCCGCCCGGGTGCGCATGGAACCCTCGAAACGCACAGCCTCGAACCCCACGCCGTCACAGCTCCACCGCGGCCGCATGCGCGATCTTGCACTTTGGTGCCTGGCAAACCTCGCAAACCCGGCATCCCTGGGGCGCTAACTGCAAGATCGCGTGGGCGTGGGCCGTAACCCCGTGACAAGCACTCGCGTCCAGGACTGGGCTGTGGTTTCGCGGCCACCGGCACAAGCCCTGAGCGGTGAGCGAGATCTTGGTAGCGAATGGCCCTATGGGGGGCGCTTCCGTACCAAGATCTGCCCCGCCTCTCAGAACGTGCGACAAAGTTCGCGCCAGCTGGGAAGCCCGCCGTCAGTGGAACGTCATGGGTGTCAAACGGGGGCGGAGACACCCATGGGGTTCCACTCGGGCGTTGGCGGTGACGTGCCGGCAAACCGGACAGGGAGCGCAGCCGGGCAGCGGACGTCAGGAAGGGGTCGTGGCGTCGGCCGGGGAGCCGTCCAGCGCGGCCAGGATCGCCTCCGCCGTACGCCTGCCGACGCCGGGGACCTCGGTGATCTCCTCCACGGTGGCGGTGGAGAGCCGCTTCAACGAGCCGAAGTGCCGCAGCAGCGCCTTGCGGCGTACCTCGCCGAGGCCGGGCACGTTGTCCAGCGCCGACTCGGTCATCCGCTTGGAGCGGCGCTGCCGGTGGAACGTGATGGCGAAGCGGTGCGCCTCGTCGCGTACGCGTTGCAGCAGGTAGAGCGCCTCGGACGTACGGGGCAGGATCACCGGGAACTCGTCGTCGGGCAGCCAGACCTCTTCCAGCCGCTTGGCCAGCCCGCACAGCGCCACGTCGTCGATGCCCAGCTCGGCGAGCGCCTTCGCGGCGGCGGCGACCTGGGGCGGGCCGCCGTCGACCACCACGAGCTGCGGCGGGTACGCGAACTTGCGCGGCCGCCCGGTGGTCGGGTCGATGCCGGGTCGGTCGGGGTCGGAGGCGGTCTCCTCGCCCAGCTCACCGGTCTCGGCGCGCGCGTCGAGGTAGCGGGCGAAGCGCCGCCGCAGCACCTCGGACATGGCCGACAGGTCGTCGGTGGCGCCGCGCACGATGAACCGGCGGTATTCGCTCTTGCGGGGCAGCCCGTCCTCGAACACGACCATGCTGGCGACCACGTCGGTGCCCTGGATCTGGGAGACGTCGAAGCACTCGATGCGCAGCGGCGAGGTGTTCATGGCCAAGGCGTCGGCGATCTCGTCCAGCGCCTGGCTGCGCGTGGTCAGGTCACCTGCCCGCTTGAGCTTGTGCCGGGCCAGCGCGTCCTTGGCGTTGCGCTCGACCGTCTCCAGCAGCGACCGCTTGTCGCCGCGCTGGGGCACCCGCAGCGACACCCGGCTGCCCCTGCGGGTGGAGAGCCAGTCCGCGAGCGCATCGGCGTCGCCCGGCAGCTCGGGGACGAGCAGCTCACGTGGCACGTCGGCCTCGCCCTGCTCGCCGCCGTACACCTGGGTGCAGAAGTGGTGCACGAGGTCGCCGGTGCTCAGCTCCTCGGTCTTCTCCACCACCCAGCCGCGCTGGCCGCGCACCCGGCCGGCGCGTACGTGGAACACCTGCACGGCGGCTTCGAGCGGGTCGTCGGCGAAGGCGACCACGTCGGCGTCGGTGCCGTCGCCGAGCACCACCGTCTGCTTCTCCATCGCCCGACGCAGCGCCGCGACGTCGTCGCGCAGCCGGGCGGCCCGCTCGAACTCCAGCTGCTCGCTGGCGTCGAGCATCTCCTTCTCCAGCCGGCGGACCATGGTGTCGGTGCGGCCGGCCATGAAGTCGCAGAAGCCGTCGACGATCTCGCGGTGCTGCTCGGCGGTGACGCTGCCGACGCACGGCGCGGAGCACTTGCCGATGTAACCGAGCAGGCAGGGCCGCCCGACCTGCCCGGCCCGCTTGAACACCCCGGAGGAGCAGGTCCGCGCCGGGAACACCCGCAGCAGCAGGTCGAGCGTCTCGCGGATCGCCCAGGCATGGGAGTACGGCCCGAAGTAGCGCACCCCCTTGCGCTTGACGCCGCGCATCACCTGAAACCGGGGGTATTCCTCGTCGAGCGTGACCGCGAGATAGGGGTACGACTTGTCGTCGCGGTAGCGGACGTTGAACCTGGGGTCGTACTGCTTGATCCAGGTGTATTCCTGCTGGAGCGCCTCGACCTCGGTGGCGACGGTGATCCAGTCGACCGACTCGGCGGTGAAGACCATCTGCCGGGTGCGCTGGTGCAGGCCGACCGGGTCGGCGAAGTAGGAGTTGAGCCGGCTGCGCAGGTTGCGCGCCTTGCCGACGTAGATCACCCGGCCGGTGCCGTCGCGGAAGCGGTAGACCCCTGGCGACTCCGGGATGGTGCCGGGCGCGGGACGGTAGGTCGAGGGGTCAGCCACGCTCTCAAGCCTAGTCCGCACCCCTGACACCCGGCCGCCGCCGCGCCCCCGGGTGACCGGGGGCGCGGCGGGGGTCAGGCCAGGCGGATCTGGTCGCCGTCGACAGTGATCTCCTTGGCCGCGAGCGGCTTGGTGGCCGGACCGCCCTTCACCGAGCCGTCGGTGATGGAGAACCGGCTGTTGTGGCAGGTGCAGTTGATCGTGCCGCCGTCGACGTTCGACACCGGGCAGCGCTGGTGCGTGCAGATCGGGTCGAACGCCTTGAACTGGCCGGCCTCGGGCTGGGTGATCACCACGCCCTGGCTGGCGAAGACCGCGCCGCCGCCGACCGGGATGTCCGAGGTGCGGGCCACGGCGTTGCTGCCGGCCCGGTCACCGCCACCGGCGTCACCGGTGGCGGTGGCGCCGGGCGGGCCACCGCTGGTCGGGGCGAGCCCGGGCGACGCGTCGTCGTCGCTGCCGCAGCCCGCGAGCACCACGGCCGCGCCGACCGCACCGGCGCCGGCCAGCAGGGTACGGCGGCTCTGGGTGACCGGTCGGGTCAACGCCTGGTCATCACTCATATCCGGCCTTTCTCTCGACTTACTGCGGAACACGCACCAGCGTGGGACACGGTTCATACTGGCGCGTCAACGAACCGGGCACCGCGGTGGAGGACGTCGGTCAGCGCGCCCCGGCCGGCACCTTGCGGGCGGCCCGCGGCTTGGCGCCGCCGTTGGCCTTGGCCGCCCGGGTGGTGGCCGCCTTGGCGCCCTTGGCCTGGCCGTCGAGCTTGAGGATCGGCCGCAGGAACTGCCCGGTGTGGCTCTCCGGCACCTCGGCGACCTCCTCCGGCGTGCCGGTGGCGATGACGGTGCCGCCCCGGTGCCCGCCCTCGGGACCCATGTCGATGAGCCAGTCGGCCGTCTTGATCACGTCGAGGTTGTGCTCGATGGTGATGACCGTGTTGCCCTTGTCGACCAGGCCCTCCAGCACCATCAGCAGCTTGCGGATGTCCTCGAAGTGCAGGCCGGTGGTCGGCTCGTCGAGCACGTAGACGGTGCGGCCGGTGGAGCGCTTCTGCAGCTCCGAGGCGAGCTTGACGCGCTGCGCCTCACCGCCGGACAGCGTCGGCGCGGGCTGGCCGAGGCGCACGTAGCCGAGGCCGACGTCGACGAGCGTCCTGAGGTGCCGGTGGATGGCCGGGATGGCGGAGAAGAACTCGGCCGCCTCCTCGATCGGCATGTCCAGCACCTCGGCGACCGTCTTGCCCTTGTAGTGCACTTCCAGCGTCTCGCGGTTGTAGCGCGCGCCCTTGCACACCTCGCAGGGGACGTAGACGTCCGGCAGGAAGTTCATCTCGATCTTGATGGTGCCGTCGCCGGAGCACGCCTCGCAGCGCCCGCCCTTGACGTTGAACGAGAACCGGCCCGGGCCGTACCCCCGCACCTTGGCCTCGGTGGTCTCGGCGAAGAGCTTGCGGATGTGGTCCCAGACCCCGGTGTAGGTGGCCGGGTTGGAGCGCGGGGTACGCCCGATCGGCGACTGGTCCACGCCGACGACCTTGTCCACGTTCTCCAGGCCGGTGACCCGGGTGTGCCGGCCGGGCACCAGCCGGGCGCCGTTGATCTGGTTGGCCAGCACGGCGTAGAGGATGTCGTTCACGAGCGTCGACTTGCCCGAGCCGCTGACCCCGGTGACCGCGATGAGCTGGCCGAGCGGGAAGCTCACGGTGAGGTCGCGCAGGTTGTGCTCGCGCGCGCCGTGCACCACCAGCTCGCGCCCCGGCGTCTGCGCGCGGCGGTCGGCGGGCGTCGGGATGGACTTGCGCCCGGACAGGTACGCCCCGGTGACCGACTCGGCGTTGTCCAGCAGCGCCGGCACCGAACCGCTGTGCACGATCTCGCCGCCGTGCTCGCCGGCGCCCGGGCCGATGTCGACGATCCAGTCGGCCACCCGGATGGTGTCCTCGTCGTGCTCGACCACGATCAGCGTGTTGCCGAGCCCGCGCAGCCGCAGCAGCGTCTCGATGAGGCGGTGGTTGTCCCGCTGGTGCAGGCCGATGGACGGCTCGTCGAGCACGTAGAGCACGCCGACCAGGCCGGAGCCGATCTGGGTGGCGAGCCGGATGCGCTGCGCCTCGCCGCCGGAGAGCGTGCCGGCGGGCCGGTCCAGGGAGAGGTAGTCCAGCCCGACGTCGAGCAGGAACTTCAGCCGGGCGTTGATCTCCTTGAGCACCCGCTCGGCGATCATCTTCTGCCGGTCGGTCAGCTCGATGCCGGCCAGCAGGTCGGCCGCCTCGCCGACGGAGAGGTTGCAGACCTCGGCGATGCTCTTGCCGGCCAGCGTGACCGCGAGCACCTCCGGCTTGAGCCGGGCGCCGCCGCAGGCCGCGCAGGGCACGTCCCGCATGTAGCCCTCGTACTTGTCGCGGGACCACTCCGACTCGGTGTCGGTGTGCCGGCGCTCGATCCACTGCACCACGCCCTCGAAGCCGGTGTAGTAGGAGCGCTCGCGGCCGTACTTGTTGCGGTAGCGCACGTGCACCTGGTCGTCGGAGCCGTGCAGGATCGTCTTCTGCGCCCGCGACGGCAGCGCCCGCCACGGCGTGTCGATGTCGAAGTGCTCGGCCTCGCCCAGCGCCTCCAGCAGCCGCAGGAAGTATTCGAGGTTGTGCCCGGTGGCCCACGGCTGGAGCGCGCCCTCGCGCAGCGTGCGCTCCGGGTCGGGGATGACCAGCTCGGGGTCGACCTCCTTCTTCGTGCCCAGGCCGGTGCACTCCGGGCAGGCGCCGTAGGGGGCGTTGAAGGAGAAGACCCGGGGTTCCAGGTCCTCGATGGCGAGGGGGTGGTCGTTCGGGCAGGCCAGGTGCTCGGAGTAGCGGCGCTCGCGGGCCGGGTCGTCCTCCGGCAGGTCGACGAAGTCGAGCAGCACCAGGCCGCCGGAGAGCCCGAGCGCGGCCTCGACCGAGTCGGTCAGCCGCTGCTTGGCGCTCGGCTTGACGCTGAGCCGGTCGATCACCACCTCGATGGTGTGCTTCTCCTGCTTCTTGAGCTTCGGCGGCTCGGTCAGCGGGTGCACCACGCCGTCGACCCGGGCCCGGGCATAGCCCTTGGCCTGCAGCTCGGCGAACAGGTCGACGTACTCGCCCTTGCGGCCGCGCACCACCGGCGCGAGCACCATGAACCGGGTGCCCTCGGCCATGGCCAGGAGGCGGTCGACGATCTGCTGCGGGCTCTGCTTGGAGATCCGCTCGCCGCAGATCGGGCAGTGCGGCTCGCCGATGCGGGCGAACAGCAGACGGAGGTAGTCGTAGACCTCGGTGATGGTGCCGACGGTGGAGCGCGGGTTGCGCGAGGTGGACTTCTGGTCGATGGAGACGGCGGGGCTGAGGCCCTCGATGAAGTCGACGTCGGGCTTGTCCATCTGGCCGAGGAACTGCCGGGCGTACGACGACAGCGACTCGACGTAGCGGCGCTGCCCCTCGGCGAAGATGGTGTCGAACGCCAGGCTCGACTTGCCCGAACCGGAGAGCCCGGTGAAGACGATCAGGGCGTCCCGGGGCAGGTCGAGACTGACGTCACGCAGGTTGTGCTCGCGCGCGCCACGGATGATCAGTCGGTCGGCCACGGTGCGTGTGCTCCCGGAAGAAGGGTATGAGGCGGATCTGTGCACCAGACGCCGGGTCTGGGTGTTTTTCACAGGTTGTCGGGGCGCAGAAAAGACGCCTCGGCAACTCTAGCCCCGACGTGTGACAACTTCCGTCGCGCGAACATTCCCCCAGCTCAGGCCGGTCGGGCGGGAACCACGCAGGTCCACCCGACCGGCCCGGGCGGCGGGCTCAGAATGCCCCGGGAGCCGGGGGCGTCGCCGGACGCCCGGTGCGTCGCCGCCCGCCACGCCAGCCGCGCCGCCGTTCGGCCGCCAGCCGGGCCGCGCGCCGGCCGCCCTCGTACTCGATCTCGCGCTGCAGCCGGCGCCAGCTCTCCCAGCGGCGCACCGGCAGCGCGCCGTCCTCCAGCGCGTCCCGCACCGCGCAGCCCGGCTCGGCGTCGTGGGCGCAGTCGCCGTACCGGCAGCCGGCGGCCAGCTCGGCGATGTCGGCGAAGGCGCGGTCCAGACCGGCGGCGCCGTCGAGCAGGCCGACCGCCCGTACGCCGGGGGTGTCCAGCACCGCTCCCCCGCCCGGCAGCGGCACCAGCGACCGCCAGGTGGTGGTGTGCCGGCCCTTGCCGTCGACCCGGCGGATCGCCTGGGTCCGCATCACGTCCGCCCCGGCCAGCGCGTTGACCAGGCTCGACTTGCCGGCGCCGGAGGGGCCGAGCAGGCCGAGCGTGCGCCCCGGGCCGACGAACCGGCGCAGCGGCGCCAGCCCGGCGCCCCGCTCGGCGCTGACCGGCAGCACCGGCACGCCCGGCGCGAGGTCGGCCAGCTGCCGGGCCACCGCCGCCGGGTCCGCGGCCAGGTCGGCCTTGGTGAGTACGACGAGCGGCTCCGCGCCGGATTCGTGCACCAGGGAGAGCAGCCGCTCGATCCGCGCGGCGTCCGGCTCCGGGTGCACCGGTTCGACCACCGCGGCGGCGTCGAGGTTGGCGGCCAGCACCTGGCCGCTGGCGTCCTTGCCGGCGGTACGCCGCACCAGCGCGGTACGCCGGGGCAGCACCGCCTCCACGGTGACCGGGCCGTCCGGCCAGGTGGACAGCAGCACCCAGTCGCCCGCGCAGGGCAGCGCGGTCAGGTCACGGGCGGCAGCGGCGAGCACGCCGCCGCCGAGGCTGGCCCGTACCGGCCCCTGCGGGCTCAGCACGGTGCAGACGCCCCGGTCCACCCGGGCGACCCGCCCGGGACGGTGGCCGGCACGCCGGTCGAGGTGGGCCGCCCAGCCGGCGTCCCAGCCGAGGGCGGTCAGATCGAGAGTCATGGTGTCCTCATCGGTGTCGAGGGGGTGCATGGCGGAACACACGCGCTGCGACCGGCATTCGCACCACCTCCCCTCCGACTCCGGTGCCGCGTTGGCGACGACGCGGACCGGGCGGCCCGAGGTCGTCGGCCCCGACGGTAGGTGGCGCGCCGACGCGCCGAAAGCGATTTCCCCGGCGGCGCGGCCCGCCCGGGCCCGCTAGGGTCGAACCGTGAGAACGAGATGACCGCCGACCCCCTGCTGCTGACCGGCCCGCTGGCCGAGGCGAACGACCGGCTCCTGCGTACCGTCTCCGGCCTGACCGCCGCGGACGTCGCGGCGCCCTCACTGCTGCCGGGCTGGTCCCGGGCGCACGTGCTCACCCACCTGGCCCGCAACGCCGACGGCTTCGTCAACCTGCTCACCTCGGCGCGCACCGGCGAGGACATCCCGATGTACGCCTCGACGCAGGCCCGCGCCGCCGACATCGACGCCGGCGCCGAGCGCGGTCCGGCCGACCTGCTCGACGACGTACGCCGTAGCGGTCAGCGCTTCGACGCGGCGGTCGCGGCGATGCCCGTCGACGCCTGGGGCGCCACCGTGCAGACCCGGCGCGGCCCCTGGCCGGCGGCGATGCTGGTCTGGGGCCGGCTGCGCGAGGTCGAGGTCCACCACGTCGACCTGGCGGCCGGTTACCGGCCGGCGGACTGGCCGGAGGCGTTCGCCCAGCGGCTGCTGCACGAGGTGGTGACCGGGCTGTCCGGCAATCCGGCCGCGCCGGCCATGGTGCTGCGCTTCGACGGCGCGGCCTCCGAACTCGTCGTGGGCGACCCCGAGGGGGCGCCCACGGTCACCGGCCCCGCGCCGGAACTCGCCGCCTGGCTGACCGGCCGGGGCGCGGGCGAGCTGCTCACCGTCGACCCCGACGGCCCTCTGCCCAACCCACCGGAATGGATCTGAGCATCGTCATGACCTACACCGGAGACGTCACGCCCGGCGGGCCGCCGGCCGTGCGCGAGCTCGACCGGCTCACCGTCAGCAAGCTGTCGGTGGGCCCGATGGACAACAACGCCTACCTGCTGCGCTGCCAGGCCACCGGCGAGCAGGTGCTGATCGACGCGGCGAACGAGGCGCCACGACTGCTGGAGCTGGTCGGCGACGGCGGGCTGTCCGCCGTGGTGACCACGCACCGGCACATGGACCACTGGGTCGCGCTGGAGGAGGTGGTGGCCAAGACCGGTGCGCGCGCGCTCGTGCACGCCGACGACGCGGAGGGCCTGCCCATCGAGGCCGAGCGGCTCAGCGAGGGCGACACCGTGACGGTGGGCGACTGCGCGCTGGAGGTCATCCACCTGCGCGGGCACACGCCGGGCTCGATCGCGCTGCTCTACCGCGACCCGGCCGGCACCCCGCACCTGTTCACCGGGGACTCCCTCTTCCCGGGCGGGGTCGGGAACACCGAACAGGACCCGGAGCGCTTCGGCCGGCTCATCGACGACGTCGAGGCCAAGCTCTTCGACCGCCTGCCCGACGACACCTGGTTCTACCCGGGGCACGGCAAGGACAGCACCATCGGCGCCGAGCGGCCCGCGGTGCCGCAGTGGCGCGCCCGCGGCTGGTGAGCACGACCGGCCCGGCCTCCCCCGTGGCGGCCGGGCCGGTCGCGGTCAGCCGGTGACCGTGACCGGCCGCAGCCGGCGCCGGGTGGCGAGCAGCACCGGCCCGGCGAGCAGCAGCCCGACCGCCATGGTCAGCACCGTGGGGTTCAGCGCGCCGGGAAGCAGCCCGGTCAGCGCCCGCGCGGTGAGCCCGAGCGCCACGTAGAGCCCGGCCCAGGCGGTCGCCCCGGCCGCCGCGCAGGCCAGAAACCGCCGGTACGACATCCGCAGCCCGCCGGCGGCCAGCGGCAGCAGCGCGTTGAACACCGGCAGGAACGGCGCCACCAGCACGATCCGTCCGCCACCGCGGTGCAGCAGCGTCTCGGCGGCGGTCCACCGGGACTCGCCGATCCAGCCGCCCACCCGGCTGTCCCGCAGCTGCCCGCCCCAGCGCCGTCCGGCGAAGAAGCTCAGCGACCAGCCGGCCAGGCAGCCGGCGACCACCGCCGCGACGGTCAGCGCCCCGCCGGCCGGGCGACCGGCGCCGACCGCGGCGAGCACCGCGGCGTCGCCGGGCACCAGCACCCCGATCAGGGGTACGGCGTCGGCGAGCATCACGATGCCCAACAGCCCCATCAGGAGGGTGGTGGGCAGCTCGCCGGCGGCGGCCACGAGATCGTTCATGAGCTGCACGCTATGGCCCGCCGGTCACCTGACACATCGGGCATGATCCCCCAGTGGCCCCCGACACCCGACCCGGAGATCCCTGAGGGTCATCGGGGGCGCAGCACCTGCACCCGGCGTACCGGGGAGTCGACGGAGGGCTCGGTGGTCGGCACCGGGTAGCTGGCCACCAGCTCCAGCCCGTCCGGCGGCAGGTGGCCCCGGTCCGGGTCGCCGACCAGCACCTCGACGCCGTGGTCGGCGCAGCGCCGCAGGTAGGGCAGGACCCGCGCGGCCAGTCCGGCGTCGTAGAGCGCGTCCCCGGCGACCAGCAGGTCGGCGTCGGCTACGCCGTCGAGCAGGTCGTCGCTGTCGGCGGCGACCCGGACCCGGTTGGCGCGGGCGTTCACAGTGACGGCCGCCACCGCGTACGGGTCGATGTCGTTGGCGACCACCTCGTCCGCGCCGGCGAGCGCGGCGGCGATGGCGACCAGCCCTGATCCGGCGGCCAGGTCGAGCACCCGCCGCCCGGCGGCCAGTTCGGGGTGGTCGAGCAGGTGCCGGGCCAGCGCCTGCCCGCCGGCCCAGACCGACGCCCAGTACGGCGGCGGCAGCGACCGCCCGGCGGCGGCCTCCATCCGGGCCCACCACAGGATGGCGTCCTCGGCCAGGTGCAGGCGTACCTCGGGCACGAACGGCGTGTCGACCAGGCGCAGGCGGTCCGGGCCCGCGCCGGGCGCCGCGATCTCCTGCTCCAGGTCGGCCAGAGCCGTCTGCGTGCTCATCGGGGCAAGCATGCCGCGCCGCGCCGGACGCCGGGGTCATTTTCCCGGCGTGGCACGTATTCACGGGCGCGCCGCGCGCTTCCGGCAGCGGATTGCGGCCCGGACGGTTACTGTCAGGGTGGTACAG
This genomic window contains:
- the recQ gene encoding DNA helicase RecQ, with the translated sequence MVSPTDERTNAPQTDDALRVLRRVFGYDAFRGFQQEVVEHVVGGGDALVLMPTGGGKSLCYQIPALVRDGVAVVVSPLIALMQDQVDALTAVGVRAGFLNSTQDPAQRRRVEAAYLAGELDLLYLAPEGLAVRSTLGLLERGRIALFAIDEAHCVSQWGHDFRPDYLNLSMLHERWPDVPRIALTATATQATRTEIATRLRLTEARHFVASFDRPNIQYRIVPKREPRKQLLSLLRDEHPGDAGIVYCLSRASVEKTAEFLVANGIPALPYHAGLDATTRATNQQRFLREDGLVMVATIAFGMGIDKPDVRFVAHLDLPKSVEGYYQETGRAGRDGLPSTAWLAYGLQDVVQQRKMIETSEGDLAHRRNLAARLDAMLALCETVRCRRAQLLEYFGETGVAACGNCDTCLDAPESWDGTVAAQKLLSTVYRLDRERNQRFGAGHSIDILLGKHTDKIDQYGHDALSTFGIGSELREAEWRGVVRQLLAEGLLAVEGDYGTLALTEASADVLGRRRTVTLRKEPERPAAGRSAKPRGAATVVADLSPAAAPVFERLRVWRAATAKEQGVPAYVIFHDATLRQIAAEPPASLAELSRVNGVGENKLAKYGEAILAVLAES
- the uvrC gene encoding excinuclease ABC subunit UvrC; the protein is MADPSTYRPAPGTIPESPGVYRFRDGTGRVIYVGKARNLRSRLNSYFADPVGLHQRTRQMVFTAESVDWITVATEVEALQQEYTWIKQYDPRFNVRYRDDKSYPYLAVTLDEEYPRFQVMRGVKRKGVRYFGPYSHAWAIRETLDLLLRVFPARTCSSGVFKRAGQVGRPCLLGYIGKCSAPCVGSVTAEQHREIVDGFCDFMAGRTDTMVRRLEKEMLDASEQLEFERAARLRDDVAALRRAMEKQTVVLGDGTDADVVAFADDPLEAAVQVFHVRAGRVRGQRGWVVEKTEELSTGDLVHHFCTQVYGGEQGEADVPRELLVPELPGDADALADWLSTRRGSRVSLRVPQRGDKRSLLETVERNAKDALARHKLKRAGDLTTRSQALDEIADALAMNTSPLRIECFDVSQIQGTDVVASMVVFEDGLPRKSEYRRFIVRGATDDLSAMSEVLRRRFARYLDARAETGELGEETASDPDRPGIDPTTGRPRKFAYPPQLVVVDGGPPQVAAAAKALAELGIDDVALCGLAKRLEEVWLPDDEFPVILPRTSEALYLLQRVRDEAHRFAITFHRQRRSKRMTESALDNVPGLGEVRRKALLRHFGSLKRLSTATVEEITEVPGVGRRTAEAILAALDGSPADATTPS
- a CDS encoding C39 family peptidase, giving the protein MATTLLRKTVLTAAGIAATAGGIAGPAIAAHAAPTTGTTAVVADRKSGHGERELDVRYEAQPNFYFCGPAAARNALSVQGKNIDVHAMAKEMGTTESGTNSINDITPVLNKETGAKDAYKSVEISTPKADDKQTDTLRADVVKTVDAGRAVVANIAGTATDTDGNTHSFEGGHYISVIGYRDDGRTVTIADSADPNTATYRMSIDNLADWIATRGYSTS
- a CDS encoding Rieske (2Fe-2S) protein translates to MSDDQALTRPVTQSRRTLLAGAGAVGAAVVLAGCGSDDDASPGLAPTSGGPPGATATGDAGGGDRAGSNAVARTSDIPVGGGAVFASQGVVITQPEAGQFKAFDPICTHQRCPVSNVDGGTINCTCHNSRFSITDGSVKGGPATKPLAAKEITVDGDQIRLA